In a genomic window of Curtobacterium sp. MCBD17_035:
- the sufB gene encoding Fe-S cluster assembly protein SufB, producing MSDVLIDRPELEGLGQYEFGWADPDAAGASARRGLSEEVVTDISRLKSEPEWMLKNRLKGLQLFGRKPMPTWGADLTGIDFDNIKYFVRSTEKQAQSWEDLPEDIRNTYERLGIPEAERQRLVAGVAAQYESEVVYHQIREDLEAQGVIFMDTDTALREHPEFFEEYFGTVIPAGDNKFAALNTAVWSGGSFVYVPKGVHVEIPLQAYFRINTENMGQFERTLIIADEDSYVHYIEGCTAPIYKSDSLHSAVVEIIVKKNARVRYTTIQNWSSNVYNLVTKRAIAHEGATMEWIDGNIGSKVTMKYPSIYLAGEHAKGETLSVAFAGPGQHQDAGAKMIHMAPYTTSSIVSKSIARGGGRAGYRGEVRVDPDAHHAANTVRCDALLVDTVSRSDTYPAIDIRVDDVQLGHEATVSRVSEEQLFYLMSRGLPEDEAMAMIVRGFIEPIARELPMEYALELNKLIEMSMEGSVG from the coding sequence ATGTCCGACGTGCTCATCGACCGTCCCGAGCTCGAAGGGCTCGGCCAGTACGAGTTCGGCTGGGCCGACCCCGACGCCGCTGGCGCCTCCGCCCGCCGTGGTCTCTCCGAAGAGGTGGTCACCGACATCTCCCGGCTCAAGTCCGAGCCCGAGTGGATGCTCAAGAACCGGCTCAAGGGCCTGCAGCTCTTCGGCCGCAAGCCGATGCCGACGTGGGGCGCGGACCTCACCGGGATCGACTTCGACAACATCAAGTACTTCGTGCGCTCGACCGAGAAGCAGGCGCAGTCGTGGGAGGACCTCCCCGAGGACATCCGCAACACGTACGAGCGCCTGGGCATCCCCGAGGCCGAGCGGCAGCGTCTCGTGGCGGGCGTCGCGGCTCAGTACGAGTCCGAGGTCGTCTACCACCAGATCCGCGAGGACCTCGAGGCCCAGGGCGTGATCTTCATGGACACGGACACGGCGCTCCGCGAACACCCCGAGTTCTTCGAGGAGTACTTCGGCACCGTGATCCCGGCCGGCGACAACAAGTTCGCGGCGCTGAACACGGCCGTCTGGTCGGGCGGTTCGTTCGTCTACGTCCCGAAGGGCGTCCACGTCGAGATCCCGCTGCAGGCGTACTTCCGGATCAACACCGAGAACATGGGCCAGTTCGAGCGGACCCTGATCATCGCGGACGAGGACTCGTACGTGCACTACATCGAGGGCTGCACGGCCCCGATCTACAAGTCGGACTCGCTGCACTCGGCGGTCGTCGAGATCATCGTCAAGAAGAACGCGCGCGTGCGCTACACGACGATCCAGAACTGGTCGAGCAACGTCTACAACCTCGTCACGAAGCGTGCGATCGCCCACGAGGGCGCGACGATGGAGTGGATCGACGGGAACATCGGCTCGAAGGTCACGATGAAGTACCCGTCGATCTACCTGGCCGGTGAACACGCCAAGGGCGAGACCCTCTCGGTCGCGTTCGCGGGTCCGGGTCAGCACCAGGACGCCGGCGCGAAGATGATCCACATGGCGCCGTACACCACGTCGTCGATCGTCTCGAAGTCGATCGCCCGCGGTGGGGGCCGCGCGGGCTACCGCGGTGAGGTCCGGGTCGATCCGGACGCCCATCATGCCGCCAACACGGTCCGCTGCGACGCGCTGCTCGTGGACACGGTGTCGCGGTCGGATACGTACCCGGCGATCGACATCCGGGTGGACGACGTCCAGCTCGGTCACGAGGCCACGGTGTCGCGCGTCAGCGAGGAGCAGCTGTTCTACCTCATGTCGCGGGGCCTGCCCGAGGACGAGGCGATGGCGATGATCGTCCGTGGCTTCATCGAACCGATCGCCCGGGAGCTCCCGATGGAGTACGCGCTCGAACTCAACAAGCTCATCGAGATGAGCATGGAAGGATCCGTCGGCTAG
- a CDS encoding COX15/CtaA family protein, protein MTRVGTPIDRSTPTRWWGLPRTVDARVVVLAWASFVIEVVLIGTGGLVRLTASGLGCPTWPECTSGSFVTTPEMGLHGVIEFGNRLLTFVLVVIAIAMFLAVVRLRRTRPELFWLAFAQGASIPLQAVVGGISVLTNLNPYVVGLHFVISTALVSITARLVYRSLNGPGRPGTLVPRWYRTVVEALMGAVAVTVLLGILTTGSGPHAGAGESVQGGKLVRTGFDPAVIEDLHAVPAFAVFALTLVLLVAAVRLRISSRWVLLLLVVEFVQIAVGITQARSALPVGLVGTHMVLAGLLVGATTAVSLSSHPSAGRDAVRS, encoded by the coding sequence GTGACACGCGTCGGGACCCCGATCGACCGATCCACGCCGACCCGGTGGTGGGGGCTCCCCCGCACGGTCGACGCACGGGTCGTCGTCCTGGCCTGGGCGTCGTTCGTGATCGAGGTCGTGCTCATCGGCACAGGCGGGCTCGTCCGCCTCACCGCGTCCGGACTCGGCTGCCCGACGTGGCCCGAATGCACGAGCGGCTCCTTCGTCACGACACCCGAGATGGGCCTCCACGGGGTCATCGAGTTCGGCAACCGGCTCCTGACGTTCGTGCTCGTCGTGATCGCGATCGCCATGTTCCTCGCCGTCGTGCGACTCCGACGCACGCGGCCCGAGCTCTTCTGGCTCGCGTTCGCCCAGGGCGCGAGCATCCCCCTCCAGGCCGTGGTCGGCGGCATCAGCGTGCTGACGAACCTCAACCCGTACGTCGTCGGTCTGCACTTCGTCATCTCGACCGCGCTCGTGTCCATCACGGCCCGCCTCGTCTACCGCTCCCTCAACGGTCCGGGGCGCCCCGGCACACTCGTCCCCCGCTGGTACCGGACGGTCGTGGAGGCCCTCATGGGCGCCGTCGCGGTGACGGTCCTGCTCGGGATCCTCACGACGGGATCGGGGCCGCACGCCGGCGCGGGCGAGTCGGTGCAGGGCGGCAAGCTCGTCCGGACGGGCTTCGACCCGGCGGTCATCGAGGACCTCCACGCGGTCCCCGCCTTCGCGGTCTTCGCGTTGACGCTGGTCCTGCTCGTCGCCGCGGTGCGACTCCGCATCTCGAGCCGCTGGGTGCTGCTCCTGCTCGTCGTCGAGTTCGTGCAGATCGCCGTCGGCATCACGCAGGCCCGCAGCGCGCTCCCCGTCGGTCTCGTCGGGACCCACATGGTCCTGGCCGGGTTGCTCGTGGGTGCCACGACCGCGGTGTCGCTGTCCTCGCACCCGAGCGCTGGCCGGGACGCCGTCCGGTCCTGA
- a CDS encoding heme o synthase, whose amino-acid sequence MPTAVVTRPEIVQPTLVRKLRAYVALTKPRVMELLLVTTAPTMFLAARGVPDLWLVLWTLIGGAMSAGGASAFNCYIDRDIDRVMKRTSDRPLVTGAVSDREALVFSWALSIASTLELGLLVNWLAAALSVGAILLYVVFYTLWLKRRTPQNIVWGGVAGCMPVLIGWAAVTDSLSWAPVILFGVIFLWTPPHYWPLSMKYRDDYAAARVPMLAVVRGRTVVGLQVVLYAWATVVCSVMLVPVAHMGVLYTVVALAAGAWFVVESHQLYGRAIQHVEQVHPMRVFRSSIIYLTLLFLAVGIDPLLQNALTR is encoded by the coding sequence ATGCCGACAGCCGTCGTGACCCGGCCCGAGATCGTCCAACCGACACTCGTCCGCAAACTGCGCGCCTACGTCGCCCTGACCAAGCCGCGCGTGATGGAGCTGTTGCTCGTCACCACCGCGCCGACGATGTTCCTGGCGGCTCGCGGTGTGCCGGACCTCTGGCTGGTCCTGTGGACGCTCATCGGGGGCGCGATGTCCGCCGGCGGCGCCTCGGCGTTCAACTGCTACATCGACCGCGACATCGACAGGGTCATGAAGCGCACGAGCGACCGTCCGCTCGTCACCGGTGCGGTCTCGGACCGCGAGGCCCTCGTCTTCTCGTGGGCGCTCTCGATCGCGTCGACGCTCGAGCTCGGGCTCCTGGTGAACTGGCTCGCGGCGGCGCTCAGCGTCGGGGCGATCCTGCTGTACGTCGTGTTCTACACGCTCTGGCTCAAGCGTCGGACGCCGCAGAACATCGTCTGGGGCGGCGTCGCGGGCTGCATGCCGGTGCTCATCGGCTGGGCAGCGGTGACGGACTCGCTCAGCTGGGCACCGGTCATCCTGTTCGGCGTCATCTTCCTCTGGACGCCGCCGCACTACTGGCCGCTCTCGATGAAGTACCGCGACGACTACGCCGCGGCGCGCGTGCCGATGCTCGCGGTCGTCCGCGGGCGCACGGTCGTCGGGCTGCAGGTCGTGCTCTACGCCTGGGCGACCGTCGTCTGCTCGGTGATGCTCGTGCCCGTGGCGCACATGGGCGTCCTGTACACGGTCGTCGCCCTCGCGGCCGGCGCGTGGTTCGTCGTCGAGTCCCACCAGCTGTACGGCCGGGCGATCCAGCACGTCGAGCAGGTGCACCCGATGCGCGTGTTCCGGAGTTCGATCATCTACCTGACGCTCCTGTTCCTGGCGGTGGGCATCGATCCGCTCCTGCAGAACGCCCTGACGCGGTAG
- the tkt gene encoding transketolase, with translation MAEFTWDSIDKKAVDTARVLAADAVEKAGNGHPGTAMSLAPLAYLLFQKVMRRDPSDSTWIGRDRFILSAGHASILQYVQFYLGGYGLELEDLEHLRKWGSKTPGHPEYGHTDGVEITTGPLGQGLASAVGFAYAQRFERGLFDPDTAPGQSPFDHFTYVVSGDGDNQEGVTNEAASLAGHQELGNLIVFYDSNQISIEDDTDIAFTEDVAARYEALGWHVQHVDWKKTGEYSEDVEALYAAVEAAKAETVKPSLIVLKTIIGWPSPKKQNTGKIHGSALGADELAGLKEVLGFDPEKTFEVAPEVLEHTRGAVERGQAEHAEWQQAFDAWAAANAEKKALFDRVQAQELPEGLEQALPVFEPGKDVSTRAASGKVINAIAALMPEFWGGSADLAESNNTTIEEAKSFVPTKFSTKMWKGDPYGRVLHFGIREHAMGSILSGIVLHGNTRPFGGTFLIFSDYMRPAVRLASLMKAPAIYVWTHDSVALGEDGPTHQPIEQLTALRAIPGLDVVRPADANEVAYAWLAMLSRREGPAGIALSRQNLPVFERGDGDATGDTFASAKNVAKGAYVLAEAPNGTPDVILIATGSEVQIAVAAREQLKAEGVNARVVSAPSLEWFMAQPEEYRESVLPSAITARVSVEAGIAMSWRDIVGDKGRSVSIEHFGASADYQTLYKEFGLTAEAVVAAAKETIAAS, from the coding sequence GTGGCTGAATTCACATGGGATTCCATCGACAAGAAGGCCGTCGACACGGCCCGCGTGCTCGCCGCCGACGCCGTCGAGAAGGCGGGCAACGGCCACCCCGGCACCGCGATGAGCCTCGCCCCGCTCGCCTACCTGCTCTTCCAGAAGGTGATGCGGCGCGACCCGAGTGACAGCACCTGGATCGGCCGCGACCGCTTCATCCTGTCGGCCGGACACGCCTCGATCCTCCAGTACGTGCAGTTCTACCTCGGTGGGTACGGCCTCGAGCTCGAGGACCTCGAGCACCTCCGCAAGTGGGGCTCGAAGACCCCGGGTCACCCGGAGTACGGCCACACCGACGGCGTCGAGATCACCACCGGTCCCCTCGGCCAGGGTCTCGCCTCGGCGGTCGGCTTCGCCTACGCGCAGCGCTTCGAGCGGGGCCTGTTCGACCCCGACACCGCGCCCGGTCAGAGCCCGTTCGACCACTTCACCTACGTCGTCAGCGGTGACGGCGACAACCAGGAGGGCGTGACGAACGAGGCCGCCTCGCTCGCCGGCCACCAGGAGCTCGGCAACCTCATCGTCTTCTACGACTCCAACCAGATCTCGATCGAGGACGACACCGACATCGCCTTCACGGAGGACGTCGCGGCACGGTACGAGGCGCTCGGTTGGCACGTGCAGCACGTCGACTGGAAGAAGACCGGCGAGTACTCCGAGGACGTCGAGGCGCTGTACGCCGCCGTCGAGGCCGCCAAGGCCGAGACCGTCAAGCCGTCGCTCATCGTCCTCAAGACGATCATCGGATGGCCCTCGCCGAAGAAGCAGAACACGGGCAAGATCCACGGGTCGGCTCTCGGCGCGGACGAGCTCGCGGGCCTCAAGGAGGTCCTCGGATTCGATCCGGAGAAGACGTTCGAGGTCGCTCCCGAGGTGCTCGAGCACACCCGCGGCGCGGTCGAGCGTGGCCAGGCCGAGCACGCCGAGTGGCAGCAGGCGTTCGACGCCTGGGCCGCGGCGAACGCCGAGAAGAAGGCACTGTTCGACCGGGTCCAGGCGCAGGAGCTGCCCGAGGGCCTCGAGCAGGCGCTCCCGGTGTTCGAGCCGGGCAAGGACGTCTCGACGCGTGCGGCCTCCGGCAAGGTGATCAACGCGATCGCCGCGCTCATGCCCGAGTTCTGGGGTGGCTCGGCCGACCTCGCCGAATCGAACAACACCACGATCGAGGAAGCCAAGTCGTTCGTCCCGACGAAGTTCTCGACCAAGATGTGGAAGGGCGACCCGTACGGTCGCGTCCTGCACTTCGGCATCCGCGAGCACGCCATGGGCTCGATCCTCTCCGGCATCGTGCTGCACGGGAACACCCGCCCCTTCGGCGGCACCTTCCTCATCTTCAGCGACTACATGCGCCCGGCGGTCCGCCTCGCATCCCTCATGAAGGCGCCGGCCATCTACGTGTGGACGCACGACTCGGTGGCCCTCGGTGAGGACGGCCCGACCCACCAGCCGATCGAGCAGCTCACCGCACTCCGCGCGATCCCGGGGCTCGACGTCGTGCGACCGGCCGACGCCAACGAGGTCGCGTACGCCTGGCTCGCGATGCTGTCGCGTCGCGAGGGCCCGGCCGGCATCGCGCTGAGCCGACAGAACCTCCCGGTCTTCGAGCGCGGTGACGGCGACGCCACCGGCGACACCTTCGCCTCGGCGAAGAACGTCGCCAAGGGCGCGTACGTGCTCGCCGAGGCGCCGAACGGGACGCCGGACGTGATCCTCATCGCGACCGGCTCCGAGGTCCAGATCGCGGTCGCGGCTCGGGAGCAGCTCAAGGCCGAGGGCGTGAACGCGCGCGTCGTGTCCGCCCCGAGCCTCGAGTGGTTCATGGCCCAGCCGGAGGAGTACCGCGAGAGCGTGCTCCCGTCGGCGATCACCGCGCGCGTCTCGGTCGAGGCGGGCATCGCGATGAGCTGGCGCGACATCGTCGGCGACAAGGGCCGCAGCGTGTCGATCGAGCACTTCGGCGCCTCGGCGGACTACCAGACGCTCTACAAGGAGTTCGGTCTCACGGCAGAGGCCGTGGTCGCCGCCGCGAAGGAGACCATCGCGGCGTCCTGA
- the tal gene encoding transaldolase — protein sequence MTDTTPTAALSAAGVSIWLDDLSRELLQTGRLDKLIADRNVVGVTTNPTIFASALAKGERYDDQVKELAAAGTSVVDAIFEITTRDVADASDKFRSIYESSNGFDGRVSIEVEPGYAHDAAETIKEAKFLHEKVGKENVLIKIPATIEGLEAITEVIGAGISVNVTLIFSLERYRAVIDAYLGGLEKAKAAGHDLSKIHSVASFFVSRVDTEIDKRLDAIGSDEAKALKSKAGIANAQLAYQVFEQAFASERAKGLLEAGANPQRPLWASTGVKDPSLPDTLYVVELVAPQTVNTMPGKTLEATFDHAEVRGDTITGSYDAANQVMDQLAAVGIDYDDVVALLEKEGVDKFDVSWGELVDTVKTALEGAK from the coding sequence ATGACTGACACCACCCCCACCGCCGCGCTCTCCGCTGCGGGCGTGAGCATCTGGCTCGACGACCTGTCGCGCGAGCTGCTCCAGACCGGACGACTCGACAAGCTCATCGCCGACCGGAACGTCGTCGGTGTGACGACGAACCCGACGATCTTCGCGTCGGCCCTCGCCAAGGGCGAGCGGTACGACGACCAGGTCAAGGAGCTCGCCGCGGCGGGCACCTCGGTCGTCGACGCGATCTTCGAGATCACGACGCGCGACGTCGCCGACGCCAGCGACAAGTTCCGGTCGATCTACGAGTCGTCGAACGGCTTCGACGGCCGCGTGTCGATCGAGGTCGAGCCCGGTTACGCGCACGACGCGGCCGAGACCATCAAGGAGGCGAAGTTCCTGCACGAGAAGGTCGGCAAGGAGAACGTCCTCATCAAGATCCCGGCGACGATCGAGGGCCTCGAGGCCATCACCGAGGTCATCGGTGCCGGCATCAGCGTCAACGTGACCCTCATCTTCAGCCTCGAGCGCTACCGCGCCGTCATCGACGCCTACCTCGGTGGGCTCGAGAAGGCGAAGGCCGCCGGCCACGACCTCTCGAAGATCCACTCGGTGGCGTCCTTCTTCGTGTCGCGCGTCGACACCGAGATCGACAAGCGCCTCGACGCGATCGGCTCCGATGAGGCGAAGGCGCTCAAGAGCAAGGCCGGCATCGCCAACGCGCAGCTCGCGTACCAGGTGTTCGAGCAGGCGTTCGCTTCCGAGCGCGCCAAGGGCCTGCTCGAGGCCGGTGCGAACCCGCAGCGTCCGCTCTGGGCCTCGACCGGTGTCAAGGACCCGTCGCTCCCCGACACGCTCTACGTCGTCGAGCTCGTCGCACCCCAGACCGTCAACACGATGCCGGGCAAGACCCTCGAGGCCACGTTCGACCACGCCGAGGTCCGCGGTGACACCATCACGGGCTCCTACGACGCGGCCAACCAGGTCATGGACCAGCTCGCGGCGGTCGGCATCGACTACGACGACGTCGTGGCGCTCCTCGAGAAGGAGGGCGTGGACAAGTTCGACGTCTCCTGGGGTGAGCTCGTCGACACCGTGAAGACCGCCCTCGAAGGGGCGAAGTGA
- the zwf gene encoding glucose-6-phosphate dehydrogenase gives MSPVAITPEHNPLRLPSDRRLNRIAGPSALIIFGVTGDLSRKKLMPAVYDLANRGLLPPGFALVGFARRDWEDQDFSQVVHDAVRDYSRTPFDEAVWHQLAQGIRFVQGSFDDPEAFRQLKETVDELDAERGTMGNHAFYLSIPPKAFPVVTEQLKRSGLTEKPDEAWSRVVIEKPFGSDLTTARELNAIVETVFAPDDVFRIDHYLGKETVQNILTLRFANQMYEPLWNANYVDHVQITMAEDIGVAGRAAYYDGIGAARDVIQNHLLQLLALTAMEEPVSFKAGDLRAEKEKVLSAVRLPADLATATSRGQYAGGWQGGEKVLGFLEEAGMNPESTTETFAAIKLGIATRRWAGVPFYLRAGKRLGRRVTEIAIVFKRVPEEIFGIGERSPLGQNALVIRVQPDEGVTLRFGSKVPGVGTHVRDVTMDFGYGHAFTEASPEAYERLILDVLLGDPPLFPRHQEVELSWKILDPIEEFWATQGQPEQYRPGTWGPASADALLARDGRSWRRP, from the coding sequence ATGTCACCGGTGGCCATCACTCCGGAGCACAATCCGCTCCGACTGCCGTCCGACCGACGCCTGAACCGGATCGCGGGCCCCAGCGCCCTCATCATCTTCGGAGTCACGGGGGACCTCTCCCGCAAGAAGCTGATGCCCGCGGTCTACGACCTCGCGAACCGCGGGCTGCTCCCGCCCGGCTTCGCGTTGGTCGGGTTCGCCCGGCGCGACTGGGAGGACCAGGACTTCTCGCAGGTGGTCCACGACGCCGTGCGGGACTACTCGCGGACGCCGTTCGACGAGGCCGTCTGGCACCAGCTCGCGCAGGGCATCCGGTTCGTCCAGGGGTCGTTCGACGACCCGGAGGCGTTCCGACAGCTCAAGGAGACCGTCGACGAACTCGACGCCGAGCGCGGGACCATGGGCAACCACGCGTTCTACCTATCGATCCCGCCCAAGGCGTTCCCGGTGGTCACGGAGCAGCTCAAGCGCTCCGGCCTCACCGAGAAGCCCGACGAGGCCTGGAGCCGGGTGGTCATCGAGAAGCCGTTCGGCTCGGACCTCACGACGGCGCGGGAACTCAACGCGATCGTCGAGACCGTGTTCGCGCCGGACGACGTCTTCCGGATCGACCACTACCTCGGCAAGGAGACCGTCCAGAACATCCTGACGCTCCGCTTCGCCAACCAGATGTACGAGCCGCTGTGGAACGCGAACTACGTGGACCACGTCCAGATCACCATGGCCGAGGACATCGGCGTGGCGGGTCGGGCTGCGTACTACGACGGCATCGGTGCGGCGCGCGACGTCATCCAGAACCACCTGCTGCAGCTCCTCGCGCTCACGGCGATGGAGGAGCCGGTCTCGTTCAAGGCGGGGGATCTCCGCGCCGAGAAGGAGAAGGTCCTGTCCGCGGTGCGGCTGCCGGCCGACCTCGCGACGGCGACCTCGCGCGGCCAGTACGCCGGCGGGTGGCAGGGTGGCGAGAAGGTGCTCGGGTTCCTCGAGGAGGCCGGGATGAACCCGGAATCCACCACTGAGACCTTCGCGGCGATCAAGCTCGGCATCGCGACGCGCCGGTGGGCCGGAGTCCCGTTCTACCTGCGGGCCGGCAAGCGCCTCGGCCGACGCGTGACCGAGATCGCGATCGTGTTCAAGCGGGTGCCGGAGGAGATCTTCGGCATCGGTGAGCGCTCGCCCCTCGGCCAGAACGCACTGGTCATCCGTGTGCAGCCCGACGAGGGTGTGACGCTGCGGTTCGGTTCGAAGGTCCCGGGCGTCGGTACGCACGTGCGCGACGTGACCATGGACTTCGGCTACGGGCACGCGTTCACCGAGGCGAGCCCCGAGGCGTACGAGCGGCTCATCCTCGACGTGCTCCTCGGCGACCCGCCGCTGTTCCCCCGTCACCAGGAGGTCGAGCTCTCCTGGAAGATCCTCGACCCGATCGAGGAGTTCTGGGCGACCCAGGGTCAGCCCGAGCAGTACCGTCCCGGCACGTGGGGTCCGGCGTCCGCCGATGCCCTGCTCGCCCGCGACGGCCGGAGTTGGAGGCGTCCATGA
- a CDS encoding glucose-6-phosphate dehydrogenase assembly protein OpcA, producing MKIDLPNTTVSKIQKSLIRIREEGGAVALGRVLTLIVATSLGHEEEAIEAANEASREHPMRVVIVSRNEGDRKSPGRLDAQIRVGSDAGASEVIVLRAYGETASDEEGLVTGLLLPDAPVVAWWPERAPETPADSALGRIAQRRITDAANQPDPRVAIEALGASYTPGDTDFAWTRLTLWRNQLAAVLDQPPYEPVTAVEVSGASDSPSTHLLAGWLQLQLQVPVTQVTSPRATGSSGIHGVTLTRESGDIVLERSLVDVATLSQPGQPVHDLSLPRRSLRDCLAEELRRLDPDVLFGDVVKHGVRQLGDTVAG from the coding sequence ATGAAGATCGATCTGCCGAACACCACGGTCTCGAAGATCCAGAAGTCCCTCATCCGCATCCGTGAGGAGGGCGGCGCGGTCGCACTCGGACGGGTGCTCACGCTCATCGTCGCGACCTCGCTCGGTCACGAGGAAGAAGCGATCGAGGCGGCCAACGAGGCCTCTCGCGAGCACCCGATGCGAGTCGTGATCGTGTCCCGGAACGAGGGTGACCGGAAGTCCCCGGGGCGCCTCGACGCGCAGATCCGAGTCGGAAGCGACGCCGGTGCGAGCGAGGTCATCGTCCTCCGGGCCTACGGCGAGACGGCGTCGGACGAGGAAGGCCTCGTCACGGGGCTCCTGCTGCCCGACGCGCCGGTCGTCGCCTGGTGGCCGGAGCGCGCTCCGGAGACCCCCGCGGACTCCGCACTCGGCCGGATCGCCCAGCGCCGGATCACCGACGCCGCCAACCAGCCGGACCCGCGGGTCGCGATCGAGGCGCTCGGGGCCTCGTACACGCCCGGTGACACCGACTTCGCGTGGACACGCTTGACCCTCTGGCGGAACCAGCTGGCTGCCGTGCTCGACCAGCCACCCTACGAGCCGGTGACCGCCGTGGAGGTCTCGGGTGCCAGCGACTCACCCTCCACCCACCTGCTCGCCGGATGGCTGCAGCTGCAGCTCCAGGTCCCCGTCACCCAGGTGACCTCGCCGCGGGCCACGGGCTCGAGCGGGATCCACGGTGTGACGTTGACGCGCGAGTCGGGGGACATCGTCCTCGAGCGGTCACTCGTCGATGTCGCGACGCTGTCGCAGCCGGGACAGCCGGTCCACGACCTGTCGCTGCCGCGCCGGAGTCTCCGGGACTGTCTCGCGGAGGAACTCCGTAGACTCGATCCCGACGTGCTCTTCGGAGACGTCGTCAAGCACGGAGTCCGCCAGCTCGGCGACACCGTCGCCGGCTGA
- the pgl gene encoding 6-phosphogluconolactonase, whose product MTNERRVLVHPDKQALGASVAARFITKIIDVIDDQGQASIAISGGSVSTLVLAAIGQSPARESVDWAKVHVWWVDERWVPKGDADRNDTGTESDFFAHVSIPDDNIHRMPSSDEGLTIDEAAAKYAEELAGSASSDAMAPSFDITLLGVGPDGHTASLFPEFPQLAITDRSVVPVDDSPKPPPQRLTLTYPVINASQRVWVVLSGAEKASVLGLALAGASVEDVPVGGVQGRKRTVFFIDQDAARDVPENLIASTY is encoded by the coding sequence GTGACCAACGAACGACGGGTGCTGGTGCACCCGGACAAGCAGGCCCTCGGCGCGTCGGTCGCCGCTCGCTTCATCACGAAGATCATCGACGTCATCGACGACCAGGGGCAGGCGTCCATCGCCATCTCGGGTGGTTCGGTGTCGACGCTGGTCCTCGCAGCGATCGGGCAGTCTCCCGCCCGCGAGAGCGTGGACTGGGCGAAGGTCCACGTCTGGTGGGTCGACGAGCGATGGGTCCCGAAGGGCGACGCCGACCGGAACGACACCGGCACGGAGTCGGACTTCTTCGCCCACGTGTCCATCCCGGACGACAACATCCACCGGATGCCGTCGAGCGATGAGGGCCTGACGATCGACGAGGCCGCAGCCAAGTACGCCGAGGAGCTGGCCGGTTCGGCATCGTCCGACGCGATGGCGCCGAGCTTCGACATCACCCTCCTCGGTGTCGGGCCCGACGGCCACACGGCGTCGCTGTTCCCGGAGTTCCCGCAGCTGGCCATCACCGACCGCAGCGTCGTTCCCGTCGACGACTCCCCCAAGCCGCCGCCGCAGCGGCTCACCCTCACCTACCCGGTGATCAACGCGTCGCAGCGCGTCTGGGTGGTCTTGTCCGGCGCCGAGAAGGCTTCGGTGCTGGGTCTCGCCCTGGCCGGCGCCTCGGTCGAGGACGTCCCCGTCGGCGGTGTGCAGGGTCGGAAGCGGACCGTGTTCTTCATCGATCAGGACGCCGCGCGCGACGTGCCAGAGAACCTCATCGCGTCGACGTACTGA
- a CDS encoding RNA polymerase-binding protein RbpA, with protein MASGGSAIRGSRVGAGPMGEQDRGIQADRVAISYWDALGNETVRYFAAGLPDEEIPEVIDSPSSGLPAGRDKDNPPLVTKTEPYKTHLAYVKERRTEEEAAQLLEEALQQLRARRGTLKSE; from the coding sequence ATGGCATCCGGAGGCAGTGCAATCCGAGGGTCACGCGTCGGCGCGGGCCCGATGGGGGAGCAGGACCGCGGCATCCAGGCGGACCGAGTGGCGATCTCGTACTGGGACGCGCTCGGCAACGAGACCGTGCGGTACTTCGCCGCCGGTCTGCCGGACGAGGAGATCCCCGAGGTCATCGACTCACCGTCGTCGGGTCTCCCGGCCGGGCGTGACAAGGACAACCCACCCCTCGTGACCAAGACCGAGCCGTACAAGACGCACCTCGCGTACGTCAAGGAGCGTCGTACCGAAGAGGAAGCTGCGCAGCTCCTGGAGGAAGCGCTCCAGCAGCTCCGAGCTCGTCGCGGGACGCTCAAGTCGGAATAG
- the secG gene encoding preprotein translocase subunit SecG yields the protein MVILQVVLQVLLAITSLLLTLLILLHRGRGGGLSDMFGGGVTSNLGASGVAERNLNRITVILGLVWIVCIIVLGLISKFTAGS from the coding sequence GTGGTCATCCTCCAGGTCGTCCTCCAGGTGCTGCTCGCCATCACGAGCCTCCTGCTGACGCTGCTCATCCTCCTGCACCGCGGTCGCGGCGGCGGTCTCTCCGACATGTTCGGCGGTGGCGTGACGAGCAATCTCGGAGCGTCCGGCGTCGCAGAGCGGAACCTCAACAGGATCACGGTGATCCTCGGGCTGGTGTGGATCGTCTGCATCATCGTGCTCGGTCTCATCAGCAAGTTCACGGCGGGGAGCTGA